The Chromatiales bacterium genomic sequence GCACGGCCTGCACCAGCGCCATGCGCTGGAGCCACATGGCCAGATCGCCCAGCAGCTCGGTGAAGTCGACCGTGCCGGACTGCGCGAGCTCGGCGCTCAGTGCCAGCACGCCCGGCGCGTCCGCGGCCGCCAGCCGCTCGATGAGCCGCCGCACCCGCTCCCCGGGCACCACGCCGAGCATGGATTCCACGTCGGCCAGGCGCACGCGCCCGGCGCCGAAGGCAATCGCCTGATCGAGCAGACTCAGGGCATCGCGAACGCTGCCGTCGGCGGCCTGCGCGAGGCGCTCCAGCGCGCTGGTCTCGGCCTCGATGTCCTCGGCCTGGATGATCGTCGCCAGATGCTCGTGCAGCTCGCGCGGAGTCAGGCGCCGCAGACTGAAACGCAGGCAGCGCGACAGGATGGTCACGGGCAGACGCTGCGGATCGGTCGTCGCGAGCAGGAACTTCACATGCGGCGGCGGTTCTTCGAGCGTCTTCAGCAGCGCATTGAAGCTGTGATTGGAGAACATGTGCACCTCGTCGATCAGGTACACCTTGAAGCGGCCGCGCACCGGCGCGTAGGGCACGTTCTCGAGCAGCTCGCGCGTCTCGTCGACCTTTGTGCGGGAGGCCGCGTCAACCTCGATCAGGTCCACGAACCGACCCTCGGCGATCTCCGTGCAGCTCGTGCATTCGCCGCAGGGCGTCGAACTCACGCCGCGTTCGCAGTTGAGCGCACGCGCCAGAATGCGCGCGACCGTCGTCTTGCCGACCCCGCGCGTGCCCGTGAACAGGAAGGCATGATGCAGCCGATCGGAATTCAGTCCGTTGGTCAGCGCACGCACGACCGGCGCCTGCCCGACCAACTGATCGAAGCGCGCCGGGCGCCACTTGCGGGCAAGGACTTCGTAGGACATGAGCGGGCGGTCAGCTGGCGCAAATCGGAAGTGGCCATCCTACCGCCGGGCGCCGGCGCCCGCACGATTGATTGCATTGATCCGGCATGCCACCGGCACGGCGGGAACCGCGGCTCAGGGATGTGCCGCCGCGATCCAGCAGGCGCGCGCCGCGGATCACAGAGAAAAGAAAAAACCGCGCCGTTTCGTCTTTGTTGCGCTGGCAATCCTTCGACGGATTGATCCGTGCATCCGGAATCGATGGCGGCGGCCGCGCCAGCCACACCCCGGCGCCCGAGTCCACTGCTGCGGCTGCTCCCTTCCGGGCCTGACCGGGTTCACAGCTTTTCGTCGCGGGGGGACCGACGCGGCCACCATGGACGCGGTGCGCGCAACACGCTTGCGCGATGATCGAATGGCGGAGAGAGAGGGATTCGAACCCTCGATAGGCTTGCGCCTATACTGACTTTCCAGGCCAGCCCGTTCGACCGCTCCGGCATCTCTCCTGCAGTTGGACGGCTTGCACCGCCCCCGCCCCGACGACCGGCATGTCCCTTGGGATCGATGCGGGGCCGCTAAGACTAAAGCCAGCGCTACACTGCGCGCAAACCAAACGAAGGCGAATCCACGAGTGCCCGCCCCGTGGCGAGTCTGATCCTGCATCCCGAGCATGCCGATGACCTCCCGCGGGCGGACCTTGTGCGCATCGCCGCCGCGCTGGCGCTCGGCGGCGCCGATCCCGAACCGGGCTGCGTCCCCGTCGGCGCCGGATTCGTGGAGCACTTCACGCTGGTCGGCTGCGCGCCGGCGCTGGTCGACGCCGCCGGCGAACCCCTGTGCCTGCGGCTCGTGCGCGAGTCGCACGCAACGCTGCTGGCCGGGACCAACGCCGTCGCCCCACGCTGCCGCAACTGTAGGCACCGGTTTGGCGACTGGCGCGAACACCTGGAGCGCTGGCGCGCCGATCCGCTGGGCGAGTGGCCCTGCCCGGGCTGCGGCACGGCCCTGAACGCCGCACGCCTTGATTGGCGACACCATGCCGGCGCGATCCGCGCCGCACTGGAGTTCGTGCCGGTTTTTCCAGGCGAGGTGCAACCCCAGTCGACGCTGTTCGCCCGGCTGCGCGAACTGAGCGGCAGAGACTGGGACTATTTCTTCCACGCGCCATGACGACCGGGCGCGCGGCGCAATTCGCATGCCTTTGCGTCTTTGCGCTGCTCGCCTGCGGCTGCGATCGTCCGCCACCCGGCGGCACCGAACCCACGAGCACCAATTCCGGCGACGACCTCCTCGCGGGCATGCGCGGGAGCGGCCGGCTGCGCGCGCTGGCCGATCCGCTCGCAGTCGCGCAATGGACCGCCGGCAAACGCGACACACCGCTCACGCAGGAACTGACGGTGCTGGAGCGCTTCGCTGCGGTCCATGACGCGGAACTCGAGATCATTGCGGTCAAACGCAAGGCCGATCTGGACCGCGCACTGTTGGCTGGCGAGGGCGACATCATCGCCGCGCGCCATGCCGTCACCGGAGCGCGGCGCGAGCAGCTGGACTTCAGCGTGCCGTTCGAGCATCTCCAGACCGCGATCCTTGGCCCACCCGGCAGTCACAAGAGCGTCCATCCGAAGGAGCTGCGCAGGCACAGCATCGGCGCGATCGAGGCCAGCGCGGCCTGGGTGGATGTCGAGGCGGTTGCGCAGCAGTACCCGGGGATCGAACTGCTGCCGCTCGATGACCAGCTCGACATCGACGCACGGCTGAACCTGCTTGCCGATGGCGGCGTCGACCGGCTCGCCGAGAGTGCCGACGAATTTGCCGCCGCGGCGCCCGGGCATCCCGCAATCCGCGTCGTGCAGACCCTGCCGGGCGAACGGCTGGCCGCCTTCGCGATCCGCAAAGGGCAACCGGAGGCCCTGCTCGCGCTGGACCGGTTTCTCGAACGCGAACTGCTCGCGCGGGTCGAGCGCGAGCGATCGACCGGTGACCTGCCCGAGGTGCGCGCGCGCGGCAGCCTGCGCATCGCCCTGCGTGACGCGCGCGGACATCACTATCTGTGGAAGGGCGAGCAGCGTGGCTTTCAGTACGAGCTGGCGCACCAGCTTGCCGAGGCGCTGGACCTGCGCCTGGACGTCGTTCGCGCGCGCGACCGCACCGAGGCGCTGGCGATGGTCGCCGACGGTCGCGCCGACATCGTCGGCGGCCTGCTGCGCCCGCAGGCCGTGCCCAAGGGGCTGGCCGCGACCGCGCCGTATCTCTACGTGCAACCCAGCATCCTGACGCGTGCCGATGAACCGCGCCCCGAGTCGCTTGAAGTGCTCTCGGCACGCCCGGTGTTCGCGCGGCCCGGCACTCCGGTCTGGGACCTCCTGAAGACCGCGACCGCCGGCACCGATCTGCCACGCGCCGTGCTGGTGCCGATCGCGACCCAGTACACGCCATCGCAGCTACTCGACCAGGTCGCCAGCGGCCAGATGCCGTTTCTGGTCAGCGCGGAGGCGTCCCTGGCCCTGCGCATGAGCGGGCGCACGGATATCGTCGAGACGCTGGAGATCGGCGAACAGGCCCGCTTCGTCTGGTACCTGCGCGCGTCGAACCCCGCGCTGCGCGAGGCGATCTCCAAATACTTCAGCCGCAGTCTGCGCGGCCTGGAATACAACCTGCTGCTGCAACGCTATGTGGAATCGCCGAACGACGACGTGGCCGGCGCACCGGAACACCCTGGCACCAGCGAGCTGTCGCCGTTCGATCGCGAGGTGCGGC encodes the following:
- the dnaX gene encoding DNA polymerase III subunit gamma/tau: MSYEVLARKWRPARFDQLVGQAPVVRALTNGLNSDRLHHAFLFTGTRGVGKTTVARILARALNCERGVSSTPCGECTSCTEIAEGRFVDLIEVDAASRTKVDETRELLENVPYAPVRGRFKVYLIDEVHMFSNHSFNALLKTLEEPPPHVKFLLATTDPQRLPVTILSRCLRFSLRRLTPRELHEHLATIIQAEDIEAETSALERLAQAADGSVRDALSLLDQAIAFGAGRVRLADVESMLGVVPGERVRRLIERLAAADAPGVLALSAELAQSGTVDFTELLGDLAMWLQRMALVQAVPGALGSDVPERDALVALAAAVDPQELQLWYQIAILGRRDLPLAPDPHSGFDMLMIRMLSFRPGGVAPRAEAEPSHTPARPTRPDPASIRSERTQSAPPAAVQSGPAIDDIDPPDWAELLEQLGLGGLALEVARHCVWGGREGRRITLVIDPERVRMATPTVRGGLEQALRQRFGSEVVLQLQPAEAPLATPARRQAEQTAERQSRAEQAVAADPTVQALQQTLGARIVSGSVEVVDD
- a CDS encoding transporter substrate-binding domain-containing protein, which codes for MTTGRAAQFACLCVFALLACGCDRPPPGGTEPTSTNSGDDLLAGMRGSGRLRALADPLAVAQWTAGKRDTPLTQELTVLERFAAVHDAELEIIAVKRKADLDRALLAGEGDIIAARHAVTGARREQLDFSVPFEHLQTAILGPPGSHKSVHPKELRRHSIGAIEASAAWVDVEAVAQQYPGIELLPLDDQLDIDARLNLLADGGVDRLAESADEFAAAAPGHPAIRVVQTLPGERLAAFAIRKGQPEALLALDRFLERELLARVERERSTGDLPEVRARGSLRIALRDARGHHYLWKGEQRGFQYELAHQLAEALDLRLDVVRARDRTEALAMVADGRADIVGGLLRPQAVPKGLAATAPYLYVQPSILTRADEPRPESLEVLSARPVFARPGTPVWDLLKTATAGTDLPRAVLVPIATQYTPSQLLDQVASGQMPFLVSAEASLALRMSGRTDIVETLEIGEQARFVWYLRASNPALREAISKYFSRSLRGLEYNLLLQRYVESPNDDVAGAPEHPGTSELSPFDREVRRFATQYGFDWRLIVALMFEESRFNPRAKSSAGALGLMQVLPATAAQFGIDDLLAPERAIEAGVRYLDWLRERFERDLRVEDRLWFALASYNAGVGHVRDARILARQQGLDPDRWFGQVEKALRLLEQPKFAEKARYGYVRGGQTVRYVREVRARYHAYLEFLVAAEADIR